The genomic interval AAAAAAGATCTATTTAATGGTCATCATGCTAGGATCTATTGCTGCATCAGTCGAAGTAGATAACTTTGTTGATGGATCTCTACACCAAACAGCAATTAGAGATAGTGCATTTACACCAGCTCACTGGTGGTTGTACAGTCACTTTATTGCATTACCATTAGGTTGGGGATTTGTTGCAATGTATGACAGAAGAGTTCCAGTACTAAGAGGACCAAACAATTCAATGAATACAGGTCTAAAGATCACCATTATCGGTTACTTGGCTACAATGTTTACCATAGGTATCAATGAAATGTGGCACTTTTGGTTTGTTGAAGAGATATTCTCAGTACCAAACCACTGGATGTTTAACATGGGTGTAGTAGTAGCATTTATGGGTGCTTTGGCCTATGTAGTTAGGGTATATGCACGTTTGGTGGAACTGGGCGCGGAAACTCCTGCAAGAAACCCATACGTAGCAGAAATGT from Candidatus Nitrosocosmicus hydrocola carries:
- a CDS encoding methane monooxygenase/ammonia monooxygenase subunit C, giving the protein MAQMPALIPKEVEIQRLKKIYLMVIMLGSIAASVEVDNFVDGSLHQTAIRDSAFTPAHWWLYSHFIALPLGWGFVAMYDRRVPVLRGPNNSMNTGLKITIIGYLATMFTIGINEMWHFWFVEEIFSVPNHWMFNMGVVVAFMGALAYVVRVYARLVELGAETPARNPYVAEMYKLALEGKLYSRSVP